AGGAAGTCGTGGTCCAGTTGGTCCTGGTAGCACTGGGCTCTCGCCGCGCCCGGCGCCAACGCCAGCAACAACGCAGCCACTATGAATCCTTGCACAAACACATTCTTCTTCACGACAGGCACACCTCATGGGTTTTCGGCGCAGTCTGCCGAATCCGCGTGCTTCTCTCGTCCCTTCCCGAAGGTTGTCCAAGCGCACGATACTTGAACTCTGGCACCTACCAACAGCCAAACAAATCCGAGCCACCCTTCCGGAGAATCCGGCCACATTCTAGCCGTCTCCGGCGCAAAGTGCTTGTTTCTCTAGTCTGATTCTATCATGAGTGTCAAAAAATTGATACTCTTTTCTCATCTTGGCGAATTTCTCATTTTTCGCTATTTGCCTAAGCCGCCTCTGACCGTCAGAATAGATGCATCCCGGCTCGTGCCGGTCTCGCCAAGCCTCATGCGAAAGGAAGTAACACGATGCATGCCAGACAATTGTTCGCCGCGGCCGTTCTTGGCACGCTGCTCCGCGTGAGCGGCGCAGCCACGGTTTCCATTGCTGAAGACCGAATGCTTGTTGTAGATGGAACACGGCTCTTCGTGGCCGGGTTGTATGAAAACCCGCAGGACGATGCCGTATTGCGCGAGGCGGCAGATGCCGGTTTTCATCTGGTCCATGCCGCCGCGGAAGCGGATGCGCTGAACCGTCTCGCCGCGCATAACCTGTATGCTTGGATAAATACAGGCTCTTGTATTGACCTGAGTGAGAACGAGGACGCGCGCGCGGAGGAACTCGGTAAGCTGGTGGACGCCGCCGCCGCGCATCCGGCTTTGCTGGTATGGGAAGTGCCCGACGAAGCGCTGTGGAACGTCTGGTACGGCGCCATACTCTGGCGTGGCGGCGAAGAACCGGATTTGCTCGCCGGGAAGATTAAGGACTTGCAGGACGAGGCCGAACGTGAACGGCTGACTTCCAAGCTGGAGCGCTCCCGAGCGTTGCACCGTGCAGGCCAGTACCTGGAGTCGGAACACCTTGCCGATGAACTCTGGAGCGACCTTGGCCAGACGTCTCCGCATCCGGGGCTCGGCCTGGCAAATGCGCCGGAGCGGGCCGCGCGGATGCGCCAGGGGATGATAAAAGGCCGCGCCCTGATGCGCGGACTCGACCCCGCACACCCCGTCTGGATGAATCACGCGCCGCGCAATCAGGTCGCGCAATTGGCGCAGTTCAACGAAGCGGCGGACATCGTGGGCTGCGACATCTATCCCGTTCCTGAGTCCCCGCGAGTAGGACATTCGGACTTGCGCGACCGCACGATCGCCTCGGTGGGCGCATACACCCGCCGCATGCAGGAGGCCGCGCCGGGCAAGCCCGTCTGGATGGTGCTTCAGGGCTTCGGCTGGGGAGACATCCAGCCGGACCAGCCGCCGGAAGTCCGCGAGCAGTTGCGCCGCCCGACCCGCGCGGAAACCCGGTTCATGGCGTTTGACGCCATCGTTCACGGCGCGCGCGGCATTCTCTATTGGGGCACGGCCTACATTGAAAAGGACTCCCCGTGCTGGCGCGACCTGCTTGCCGTTGTAACGGAATTGAAGGACCTGCAACCGGTACTTGCCTCGCGCGACGCCGATGCCGTCATTTCGTTCGCCTGTGACGAAACGTTCGGCTCCGTCGACCGCGGCGTCGCCGTATTGCCGAAACAGGTGGACAATAGCCTGTGGTTGCTGCTCGTCAACGAGTTCACCGCCCCGCTCACCGGAACGCTGCGCGGCCTGGAGACCTCGGAGAACCTCCGCTATGTCGAACGGTATTCGGGTGAGGAATACACCGTGAACGGAGGCGCACTGCGGCTGACCGTTCCACCCCTGAGCGCAGCCGTGTTACAGCCCTTGTGAAGGCCCTCGCGCGCCGGCTTGCTGGTTGGCGTTCTGCTCGTGGCGGCTCAAGCGCCGCGATGAGCAAAGCGCGAGCAGCCGTCTTCGCAAGAGCTGCGGCGGACAAGGTCTCGCGCGCGCCACACGCGACCGTATTTCCGAGATGGAGCACTTGAGGAACGCGGCAAGCCGGGTATCTTGAGACTATCCCGATACCTGATGCCTGCCTCTGCAGGCGGCGTTCATCCGGTTCTTTCACGGGTGTCCTCAGACCATACGCGCGCTTCCGCTCGTCACGCGGGTTTTGGAAGAGCCGTTACCGATGAAGCGCGTGCTTTGTACCGTGCGGCGAACGCCGGCGCCGCTATTCCTTCCGCCAGACGCCCATGATATACGCCGTCGTGCCGCGCAAACCGGGCAGCCGCGCCTGCGCGTGTTCCAGCGCGCGCACCGCTTTCGCCACGCGCGCGCTGAAGATGAAGAAGGTCCACATGCCGGGCAGCCAGGCGGACTGCTCCTCGACGAACCCAAGGCCGCCGAGCAGGCGGCGCAGGCGGCGCCGCGAATTGGCGCGATAGTACGTGCGGAACGTGTCTTCCTCGTGCAGACCGAAGAGGCGCCCCTTGAACACTTGCTTGAGCCGGTACGGAATCAGCCGGGAAAACGTCGTAAACACGCTGCACGCATTGGGGGTGAGCAGGCACAGGACGCCGCCCGGCTTGAGTACGCGCCGGCATTCCGCGAACTCGACGCACGGCTGCTCGAGGTGTTCGGCAACCCATTTGCACACGACCACATCGGCGGAAGCGTCCGCGAAGGGAAGGCACCGCATCGGCGCGAGGACGCGCGCGCCCGCCAGCGTGTTGCCGCGCAGGCCGGGCAGGTCCCTGTCCACCCCCACGAAGAGCCGCCCGCGCGCCAGCGACGGCAAGTCGGGGTCACCCCGGCTACACCCGATATCGAGCACAACCGCCGCGCCGTGCACGTGCGGCGCGATGGCTCCGTCGAACGGGCCGTTGACCTCGCGAATCCACTGCTCGATCAGCGCGACTTTGACCAGCCCCAGCTTGCGGCGCAACGCGTCCACATCCAGCGCGAGGCTGTCCTTGCCCCGGTTCGCGCCGTCCGGTCGCTCTGGAGTCGTGCTCACTGCTTGAAATCCCTCGTATTTCGGGCCGAGTATACCCGCGCAGGCGCCGGTTTTCCTATCCGCCGGGTTTCTGCTAGGATGACGCGGTGCGGGGAAGACGCCACAGTTTCGGGCGGACGCGAAACGCCGGACCAGACACCGGGATACGAAGAACGGGCATGCGCATCGCCATACTGGGAATACGTGGGGTGCCGGCCAAATACGGCGGTCTAGAGACGTGCGCGGAGGAGGTCGGCGCCCGGCTGGTCGCGCGCGGTCACGAAGTCATCTGTTATTGCCGCTACACGAACAGCGAAGATGACTCGCTCCCCGAATACCGCGGCATCAAGCGCATCATGTTGCGCAATCTTCGGTACACCGTCACCGACACCTACACGCATTCGCTGTTCGCCTGCATGCACACGGTCAAGCTCAAGCCCGACGTCGTCCTCGCATTCAATCCGGCCATTTCCACCCTGTGTATCATCCCCAAGACATTCGGCTATCCCGTGGTCCTCAATCCCGACGGGTTCGATTGGCGCCGCGCCAAATGGGGGCCCTTCGCCAAGCGCTTCATCTACGTGTCCGCCTTCATCGCGGCCAAGCTCTGCGACAAGCTCGTCATCGACGCCAAATCCGTAAGCGACTACTATGTCCAGGACTTCGACTGCGACCCCATTCACATTCCCAACGGAGCCAATGTCGAGACAGAATCGACCCGGCCCGAGATTCTCGAACAGTACGGCCTGGAGAAGGACGGATACTTCCTCTTCCTGAGCCGTCACGTGCCCGAAAACAGCTGCCGGCACATCATCAAGTCTTTCGAGGGCCTGCAAACGGACAAGAAACTCGTCATGGGCGGCGGCCACGCAAACGAAAGCTCCTACGCCGCCAGTTTGCGCGAGACGAAAGACCCGCGCATCCTCTTCCCCGGCCCGGTCTACGACGCGGACCACGTCCGCGAACTGCACCTCGGCTGCTACGCGCTGCTTCACGGCAACCAGCCCGGCGGAACCAGCCTGGGCTTGCTGAAAGCGCTCGGCCACGGTTGCTGTGTGTTGACGCTCAACACCGTCGACAACGCCCACGCGGTCCAGGACGCCGCCATCACCTACAACCTCTCCGAGACCGACCTGCGCGACAAATTGCGCTACGTGCTCGACAACCCGGACATGGTGGCGGCGCTGCGCAAGAGGGCGGTGAATCGCTGCCTGGAAGCCTATAATTGGGATATCCTCGCCGAGCAATACGAGGAGGTGCTGCAAAGCGCCGCCCGCGGCGAATTCCGAAGGGCCCGCGAGTAGCCCGTGCGCGCCGCAATTGCCCGGGCGGCCCCGCCCGTCCCAACGCCGAAAGTCCGCTAACCGCGGGTTCGCCCAAAGCGACCCGCAATCACATCCACTGATATTGCTGCTCGACGGTGTCGTGAGGCCGGTAGGCGCGCACGTGGTCGGCCACGCGTTCGCCGAGGATCTCCAGTTTGTCCAGACTGGTTTCGCCCATGCCCGCACCGGCGGCAAAGGACAGATAGCCCACCTTGCGCCAGTCAAAACCCATCAGTTCCGCGCCGACACGGTCGGCGGCAAGCCAGCAGGTTCCGGCCAAGGCGACTCGATGGTCCACGGGCGTACCCTCGGTCGGGCCGTTGTGCTCCATGCCCTGGAACCCGTCCAGCACTGTGAGGCAGGGCGCGGCAATACGCGCCAGCGAGAACATGTTGTAATGGATGCCCTGGTTTTCCGGGCCGCCATGGATGAAGTGCTTGTCGCTGCTTCCCCGGCTGTTCGGCCCCCAGCGGAAACCGCTGTCCTTGAGCAGTGCGCCCGCGACAACGTTCTTGAGGCCGAGCGTGACCACGGCGCGGTCGTGGGTTTTCAGCATGGCCGCGGAGACGAGATAGACGTCCGGGTCGCGCACAAGGCTCGAAAAGCGCACCGCGCGCGTGTGATGCCGCTCATCGACCAGATACTCGGTCCCGTACGGCTCTGCATCCAAATCCACCAGCCGCGCGCGATACTCCTTCGTCAGGCGGGGATACTCGTAATTCTCGTATCCTTCCGTCGCGGGTCCGTTCGCCGGGGATTCGGCGATCAGGATTTCGCCGTCGACAAGGGGGCTGAGAAACTCAAGTATGCCCGCGATGCAGTCGGCGTGCGTGGCGGAGAGTTGCCGGTCGATAGCGACAAGGTTAGGCTTGATGACCACCGTCTTCTTGCGCGCAAGGCCCTCCCGCACTTGCGGCTCGATCAACTTGAGCGCGTTGTAGACGTTCGCCGCGCGGTCGTCGCCGTGAGTGAGGCCGAGCCGCATCGGCACCGCCTGCGCGCCGGCCCCGCCGCGCAGCAGCAGCCCCGCTGCCACGCCGCACGCTGCCCCGCGCAGAAACCCCCGGCGCGTGATCCCCGTTCGTATCTGCATGGACCGGCTCCTTAAACGGCGCGCGTCACCGGGCTCCGAAGGGGCCGGCGCGGCGCGTCACCCGATGGATACACGCTCGATATACTTGCCCGTGCGCGTGTCGATCTTCAAGGTGTCGCCTTCCTTGACAAAAAGCGGCACCTGCACCTGCGCACCCGTTTCGAGCACCGCGTTCTTCATGATGTTCGTCGCCGAATCGCCGCGCACCGCGGGCTCGGCTTCAGCGACAACCAATTCGACAAAGAGCGGGATTTCCGCCGAAATAGGGCGCCCTTCCAGGAAGGAGATGGTGCACTTGTCGCCCTCTTTGAGGAATTGCCTCGAGTCGCCCAGCATCTCGTCGGGAATCGAGAGCTGGTCGTAGGTCTCGTTGTCCATGAAGTGCAGGCTGCCGTCCGCCTCGTAGAGGAACTGCATCGGCTTGGCTTCGAGCCGGATTTCCTCGATCTTGTCCGTCATGCGGAACGTGACATCGATCACGCGGCCCGTCTTCAGGTTCTTCAGCTTGGTGCGCACCATGGCGCGCCAGTTGCCCGGCGTCACATGCTGGAATTCGGTAATGATCCAGATGTCGTTGTTGTGCCGGATCGCCATGCCCGTCCGAAATTCAGAGATCGCTGCCATAAATTCCGAAATGCTCCCTGATACGTTTGCTCGACTCGCATCTTCCTGTTGGACTCCCGCTGCTGCGGCAGCCCGGCTCGCACCGTGTGTGGCTCGGGGGTCGCGCCTCTGAATCGGCCTGCGCAGCGAGGTACCAGTATACGATTTTCAGCCCTGTGCGCGCACGCCTGACCCCTCGTTCGACGCCGCAAGGGAACCGGCCAGAACTGCGCGAAAGGCCGCTGCGGCCTCAGCGGT
The Candidatus Hydrogenedentota bacterium DNA segment above includes these coding regions:
- a CDS encoding class I SAM-dependent methyltransferase, with product MSTTPERPDGANRGKDSLALDVDALRRKLGLVKVALIEQWIREVNGPFDGAIAPHVHGAAVVLDIGCSRGDPDLPSLARGRLFVGVDRDLPGLRGNTLAGARVLAPMRCLPFADASADVVVCKWVAEHLEQPCVEFAECRRVLKPGGVLCLLTPNACSVFTTFSRLIPYRLKQVFKGRLFGLHEEDTFRTYYRANSRRRLRRLLGGLGFVEEQSAWLPGMWTFFIFSARVAKAVRALEHAQARLPGLRGTTAYIMGVWRKE
- a CDS encoding DUF1972 domain-containing protein, which translates into the protein MRIAILGIRGVPAKYGGLETCAEEVGARLVARGHEVICYCRYTNSEDDSLPEYRGIKRIMLRNLRYTVTDTYTHSLFACMHTVKLKPDVVLAFNPAISTLCIIPKTFGYPVVLNPDGFDWRRAKWGPFAKRFIYVSAFIAAKLCDKLVIDAKSVSDYYVQDFDCDPIHIPNGANVETESTRPEILEQYGLEKDGYFLFLSRHVPENSCRHIIKSFEGLQTDKKLVMGGGHANESSYAASLRETKDPRILFPGPVYDADHVRELHLGCYALLHGNQPGGTSLGLLKALGHGCCVLTLNTVDNAHAVQDAAITYNLSETDLRDKLRYVLDNPDMVAALRKRAVNRCLEAYNWDILAEQYEEVLQSAARGEFRRARE
- a CDS encoding DUF362 domain-containing protein; the encoded protein is MQIRTGITRRGFLRGAACGVAAGLLLRGGAGAQAVPMRLGLTHGDDRAANVYNALKLIEPQVREGLARKKTVVIKPNLVAIDRQLSATHADCIAGILEFLSPLVDGEILIAESPANGPATEGYENYEYPRLTKEYRARLVDLDAEPYGTEYLVDERHHTRAVRFSSLVRDPDVYLVSAAMLKTHDRAVVTLGLKNVVAGALLKDSGFRWGPNSRGSSDKHFIHGGPENQGIHYNMFSLARIAAPCLTVLDGFQGMEHNGPTEGTPVDHRVALAGTCWLAADRVGAELMGFDWRKVGYLSFAAGAGMGETSLDKLEILGERVADHVRAYRPHDTVEQQYQWM
- the efp gene encoding elongation factor P; translation: MAAISEFRTGMAIRHNNDIWIITEFQHVTPGNWRAMVRTKLKNLKTGRVIDVTFRMTDKIEEIRLEAKPMQFLYEADGSLHFMDNETYDQLSIPDEMLGDSRQFLKEGDKCTISFLEGRPISAEIPLFVELVVAEAEPAVRGDSATNIMKNAVLETGAQVQVPLFVKEGDTLKIDTRTGKYIERVSIG